The Phoenix dactylifera cultivar Barhee BC4 chromosome 15, palm_55x_up_171113_PBpolish2nd_filt_p, whole genome shotgun sequence genome contains a region encoding:
- the LOC108511253 gene encoding extensin-1-like: MKGLRTVSRFTHTARMGHLISLHVVLSLFLLFPSPSLGKLGHHSPPWHSPFWPPNHHHGLPPAAPYTRSPPEPPKTPPYGYKSPPPPPPEYKPPIYKPSPPSPPPGCESPPPYKSPLLPPKPYKPPPAPPPIYKLPPPPPKYKHLPPKTYKSPPPAPPKYMPPPPPPKYKPLPPKPSKPPSATPPIYKPPPLKYKPPPPKPYKSPLPPIYKPPPPPSPEHKPSPPKPCKSPLLPPTKYKPPPPKYKPLPPKTSKPPPPSPPKYKPPPPKYKPPPPKPYKPPTASPPKYKAPRPQYKPSPPKPYKSPLTPLPPKYKPLPPKPYKPPGPPPTPLPKYKPPLPPSPSPVYKPRTPPKHEYCESPPPSPAPMHKPPPKYRTPPAHKAPAPPHKPGYKPPPPPYEPNPVYNYISPPPPHHHQPGVHQ; the protein is encoded by the coding sequence ATGAAGGGGCTCAGGACGGTCTCTAGGTTTACTCACACGGCAAGGATGGGTCATTTGATCTCGCTTCATGTTGTACTCTCtctattccttctctttccctcGCCTTCCCTTGGGAAATTAGGCCACCATTCCCCTCCATGGCATTCACCATTTTGGCCGCCCAACCACCACCATGGATTACCACCAGCAGCACCTTATACTCGTAGTCCACCAGAACCTCCAAAAACACCACCATATGGGTACAAGtccccaccgccgccgccgccggagtACAAGCCGCCCATATACAAGCCTTCACCACCATCGCCACCACCGGGATGCGAGTCGCCACCACCTTACAAGTCTCCACTGCTGCCTCCGAAGCCATACAAGCCCCCACCAGCGCCACCTCCAATATACAAgctaccaccaccaccacctaaaTATAAGCATTTGCCACCAAAGACATACAAGTCTCCACCACCAGCACCTCCAAAATacatgccgccgccgccgccaccaaaATATAAACCTTTGCCTCCAAAACCATCCAAGCCTCCATCTGCGACACCTCCAATATATAAGCCACCACCACTGAAATATAAACCTCCACCACCGAAGCCATACAAGTCTCCACTACCTCCAATTTACAAgccgccaccaccaccatctCCCGAACATAAACCTTCACCACCAAAACCATGCAAGTCTCCGCTGCTGCCGCCAACGAAATACAAGCCGCCGCCACCGAAATATAAACCTTTGCCGCCGAAGACGTCCAAGCCTCCACCACCGTCGCCTCCAAAGTACAAGCCGCCACCACCAAAATACAAACCTCCGCCACCGAAGCCATACAAGCCTCCAACAGCGTCGCCTCCAAAGTACAAGGCACCACGACCACAGTATAAACCTTCACCACCGAAGCCATACAAGTCGCCACTGACACCATTACCACCAAAATACAAACCTCTGCCACCAAAACCTTACAAGCCTCCTGGCCCTCCACCAACCCCACTTCCAAAATACAAGCCACCACTACCACCATCACCATCACCAGTATATAAGCCTCGAACACCACCTAAACATGAATATTGCGAGTCACCACCACCATCTCCAGCACCCATGCACAAGCCTCCGCCAAAATACAGGACACCACCTGCACATAAGGCCCCGGCGCCACCACACAAGCCTGGCTACAAGCCGCCTCCACCACCATATGAACCAAACCCTGTTTACAACTACatttcgccgccgccgccacacCATCATCAACCAGGAGTCCACCAGTGA
- the LOC103705780 gene encoding polyadenylate-binding protein-interacting protein 4-like produces the protein MNLQQAVPTRSSSNGFGRRRVDRETGARMDTNRMHSGKPTSPTFGLANGSQVGGVAGPLHDRLIYITTCLIGQHVEVLLKNGSIISGIFHSASADKDFGVVLKMARVIKDGSVREQKQINDAVKKPQTMIITSRELVHIFAKDASLSSDEFVNGHAKEKRNDLLIDSVISHPHHVEVERELERWIPDKDDPACPELENIFDGTWNRNWDQFETNKTLFGVKSTFNEELYTTKLERGPQMRELEIEASRIAREIEGEETHDHHLAEERGIYFHEDFDLDEESRYSAVRREVDDGRYEENESSFLDARNVETFGGSFGSVIGRSYSEVLSKKVKSEAQASSTCSSADDDSQIPADKDVYVSGFTDHVTWPTSVCPVKSSTFMDEKNRLDEKTTKDQDAEKILLNGCTDRIASEEAQTSKSKDVHPSTHLKGLSPSAATYDPSSSVQVNKCPAGESSDSAISGKLSSASEAVNTSPRPGCSTSSTSECVGAGSVSGGPGLSPSSSVGSLSSEKSTLNPNAKEFKLNPNAKSFMPSASVRLHTPVSDGSFYYASNISAAPHMHGISMGMGIGPTFGGHQPVVYSPQAAQLQSPQAFIHPNGPPLYGQQMILGQPRPVYYMPTYPAEMPYKGRNF, from the exons ATGAATCTCCAGCAAGCTGTGCCGACTAGATCTTCTTCCAATGGCTTTGGCCGTAGGAGAGTTGACAGAGAGACGGGGGCCAGGATGGATACTAATAGGATGCACTCCGGAAAGCCAACTTCTCCTACTTTTG GTTTAGCAAATGGAAGCCAAGTAGGAGGCGTTGCAGGTCCTTTACATGATCGACTAATTTACATCACGACATGTCTTATTGGTCAGCATGTGGAAGTCCTTTTGAAAAATGGGTCTATAATATCTGGAATTTTTCACTCAGCAAGTGCTGACAAAGATTTCG GAGTTGTTTTGAAAATGGCTCGAGTGATTAAGGATGGTTCTGTCAGGGAGCAGAAGCAGATTAATGATGCAGTTAAAAAACCTCAGACTATGATCATAACTTCAAGAGAACTTGTCCATATTTTTGCAAAG GATGCATCATTAAGTAGTGATGAATTTGTGAATGGGCATGCAAAGGAGAAGCGCAATGACCTCTTGATAGATTCTGTTATTTCTCATCCTCATCATGTGGAGGTGGAGAGAGAGCTAGAGCGCTGGATTCCTGACAAAGATGATCCAGCATGCCCCGAATTGGAGAATATATTTGATGGAACTTGGAATAG GAACTGGGATCAGTTTGAAACAAATAAAACTTTGTTTGGAGTAAAGAGTACCTTCAATGAGGAGCTTTACACAACAAAGCTTGAGAGAGGTCCTCAAATGAGAGAACTCGAAATTGAAGCTTCAAGAATAGCTAGAGAaattgagggagaagaaactcaCGATCATCATTTAGCTGAG GAAAGAGGTATTTATTTCCATGAAGATTTTGACCTTGACGAGGAGAGCAGATATTCTGCGGTACGAAGGGAAGTTGATGATGGCAGAtatgaagaaaatgaaagctctTTTCTGGATGCTCGCAATGTGGAAACTTTTGGAGGCTCCTTTGGGTCTGTCATCGGTAGATCATATTCTGAGGTTTTAAGCAAGAAAGTTAAGAGTGAAGCCCAGGCATCATCTACCTGCTCGTCAGCG GATGATGATTCTCAAATACCTGCTGATAAGGATGTATATGTTTCTGGTTTCACTGACCATGTTACTTGGCCAACCTCCGTCTGTCCTGTAAAGAGTTCCACGTTCATGGATGAGAAGAACAG ATTGGATGAGAAGACGACCAAAGATCAAGATGCAGAAAAGATTTTGCTGAATGGGTGCACAGATAGAATT GCTTCTGAGGAGGCTCAAACATCAAAGTCCAAGG ATGTACACCCATCAACACATCTTAAAGGACTGTCACCTAGTGCTGCTACATATGATCCTTCATCTTCTGTTCAAGTAAATAAATGTCCAGCTGGTGAATCTTCAGATTCTGCAATATCTGGCAAATTGTCTTCTGCTAGTGAAGCTGTAAATACCTCTCCACGACCTGGTTGTTCTACATCATCGACTTCTGAGTGTGTAGGTGCTGGTTCAGTTTCAGGTGGTCCTGGTCTATCACCAAGCTCATCAGTAGGATCATTATCTTCAGAAAAGTCAACATTGAATCCTAATGCTAAG GAATTCAAGCTCAATCCTAATGCTAAAAGTTTTATGCCATCTGCTTCTGTAAGGCTGCACACACCAGTATCTGATGGATCGTTTTATTATGCCAGCAACATATCAGCTGCCCCTCATATGCATGGCATATCCATGGGCATGGGG ATTGGACCGACCTTTGGTGGGCACCAGCCTGTTGTTTACAGTCCACAGGCTGCACAATTGCAGTCTCCCCAAGCATTTATCCATCCAAATGGTCCTCCTTTG TATGGACAGCAGATGATTCTTGGGCAGCCTCGGCCAGtttattacatgccaacttaTCCAGCT GAAATGCCATACAAAGGGAGAAATTTCTAA